From the bacterium genome, the window ATATCGCCGCGTTTGGATTGCCTCTCCAACCGGGAGATGAAGTTTTGCTCTCCGATGTTGATTTTCCCGTCAATATCTACTGCTGGCGAGCGGCGGCCGAAAATAAGGGGCTGACGCTCAAATATGTGCCATCGCATGACCGCATGTTCAGCACCGATGAACTGGTTAAGGCGATAACTCCCAGAAGCAAAGTCCTCGCAATTTCATACGTGCAGTTCTTTAATGGATTCAAGTGCGATCTGGTAGAGATAGGGAAGATCTGCCGTGAGCATGGGCTCTATTTTGTCGTCGATGGCATTCAGGGGATGGGGGCTGAACCGATTAATATGAAGCAGGCTAATGTCGATATCTTTGCTGTTGGTTGTCAGAAATGGATGTTATCCCCGCAGGGCTCCGGTTTCTTTTACATCTCCGACCGCATTCGATCGCAGATGAAGATCCCGTTTGGCTCCTGGCTCGGCGTAGATTGGGGAGGACAATACTCCGACCTATTCCACTTCGACAAGCCCTGGCTGAATACCGCCAAGACATTTGAAATGGGGTATTATGCGGTCTGGAATATTCTCGGCATGAAAGCGGCTTTGGGGATATTCAAGCAACTGGGTATTGAAAACATTCAGCGCCACAATCATGCACTGCTCGATCGATTGATCGCTTATTTGAAAACGAATCCGCTGTATCAGATCACATCTTCGCTGGAAGAAAGGCACCGCTCATCGATTGTCAGCTTCACCGCGCCGAAGGTACCGGTGTTGCACCGCAAGATCCTGGATGCCCGCAT encodes:
- a CDS encoding aminotransferase class V-fold PLP-dependent enzyme is translated as MPTPTPEQIAEKFAWARSLFPHTSSVTYLNTASYGPICTPIKEAIDENMEMRLTCRKDDTKLAMAAADELRHDYAALIGAETREVGIGLSTTFGINIAAFGLPLQPGDEVLLSDVDFPVNIYCWRAAAENKGLTLKYVPSHDRMFSTDELVKAITPRSKVLAISYVQFFNGFKCDLVEIGKICREHGLYFVVDGIQGMGAEPINMKQANVDIFAVGCQKWMLSPQGSGFFYISDRIRSQMKIPFGSWLGVDWGGQYSDLFHFDKPWLNTAKTFEMGYYAVWNILGMKAALGIFKQLGIENIQRHNHALLDRLIAYLKTNPLYQITSSLEERHRSSIVSFTAPKVPVLHRKILDARITLVQREGSIRVSAHLFNNEADIDRLVDQLEQYSRTFSS